The Vitis vinifera cultivar Pinot Noir 40024 chromosome 7, ASM3070453v1 genomic interval cattttatttttatttcttttgacgTCTTAGGGTCAATTAGTTTTTGAACATCAATTTCACAAGTATCGAAGGGAATGGATTCATTGGAAAGGACACACAAAGAAAGTGCCCTTAGTGCCGTGATAGTGAACAACAAAAATAGCAAATGCTAAATATTTTGGAGGTATGGTTTAGTGGGCCCGTTTTAACCCGGTTCAGATGAACCGGAAAATGACATCTGTAACTTCTTAACGAAAAAACTATAAGCACGGAGCGAAACCCGAATCCACAGGCGCCTTCGCCACACCATCCATCTGTTTTCAGAATAGAAAACCCATCCTCCTCCGTACCTCCACCACCGCCGATCACTACGAAATAAGGCCCCATATGGAGACCGCAGCGGCCGGTGGTGTCGGTGTCGAAGATCTCTCTTCGTCTTCTCCGGTCACATCCGTCTCTCGGTGGACCCACGACATCTCTCGCAAGTACCAGCACCTCCTCGACAAGTCTACTCCACACATCCTCAACCGTTGGATCGGATTTTTCGCCATCGCCTTCATCTACATCGTCCGCGTCTACTTCGTCCAAGGTTTCTACATCGTCTCCTACGGCCTCGGCATCTACATCCTCAACCTCCTCATCGGCTTTCTCTCGCCGCAGGTCGACCCGGAGATCCAAGAACTCGTTGACGGACCCACGCTTCCGACTCGGGGATCTGACGAATTCCGGCCGTTCGTGCGCCGCCTCCCGGAGTTCAAGTTCTGGTGCGTCAACTATTATATTACTCGCATTGTTTGACCATTTCTAGGGTTCCCCTTTTTCGTCTTAATTTGGCCTGATTTATACATATTATCACATTGAACGTTGAAGTGAAAATTGTGGAATATAGCGCTGGAAGTTGAATGATCGGATGAAAAATTTTAGGCGGTTTGGGGAGATTATTGATCTTCAACAAATGAATCCACTGTAGTTTGTGAATTCATAAGATTTGGATTATGGTATTGTTTCATGAGGATTTATTTTGTCCAAGGGTTGCGTTTTAGCGGAACGTATGTTGGGTTTCCCCTAATTTGCTAACTTGTTATCGATCACAAAGGACGAGATTGTGTTTTAGAGAAACTTATTTTGGTTTTCCCCTGTTGAAATTGAGGTCGCCAACTTGTTATTGAACACGAAGGCCGGGCAGCTGTGTGGTTTTGGTTTGCCTAGGGTAGAGTGATCCCTTCCGCTAGGGAGCACGTTTAGAGAAGAGTATGGTGGCTCTTGTGACCATGTCTCTTGCATGGAGATATATTCCCAACTCGGCTTTTAGTTGGTTTTGTTTGTTGACTGGTTTTTGTGGGTTTATTATAAATCTACATGCTTGATAATTGGATTGTTAGTGTATCTGGAattccatcttcatcatcatagAGGATAATCAAGATGGAGATGTTATGATAAGTGGCAAAGTGCATTGCAAAAGAATagttcattctttatttattttatttttttctgatttCTTGTGTTTCAAGATATTCAAATTCTGGATGCCCATTGAGAAGGAGATTACAATAGTTTGATTAATGATAGAAGTGTAGATTGAGAGCTTATTGTGAAAAGTAAGAGCGGCAACTACTCTTAAGCAAATTAGCATAGGTTTCTATCTTCTTGTGACCCTTTTTGTTAGGCACTTTTGCCAATACAATCATCGAAATTCACCtctcaaaagaaaaaaggaaagaaaaaaaaatcttaaccaATAAATGTTGATTGCTTCTCATATGAATTTGGGGGTGCTTGGATAGTTTTGTGAAAAGTGTTTAATTAGGGCCTACCATTTGACCTGATTTGGAAGGTATTAGGGTTGAAATGAAGCTGCTCATGGTCAAGGCAAAAAGTGCATTTGATGTGCATAAAGTTTTGACCTTTCAGCTCATGAGGTGTTCACTCTATCCAGTGAGTATTGATGGGACTGAAGGTGCTTGTTACCATCTTGCTTTCTTGGTATTGACAAGCAAtggaaaaaggataaatattgATCATTCAACGAACATTCTACATTATGTAATTTATTACACCAAGCTTTTAGATGTTGGATGCATATGCGACTGTTAATGGTTCTCACCTAGCAGACGTCTCAATTGGACCGTTCTGTAATTTTTTAACCCAAGTTTCAAATCATAATATATGTATTGTGAAGGATAAGTAATTCATGCTTTCAGCAATGGGCTTCTCTATACATGACTGGGAGTTTTATTCTTTCTTCATGGTTTTTAATGGCTGACTTTTCCATTAATCATTCTTATTTGTCTGAGGAACTGCTTGGGTTAAAGTTCCTTTTTAGGACTGTGCTCCAGATTATTCTCTTAGATAAAAATCTACCTATTTGATTATAAAATAGCTTTTCGCATTTTTAAATACTATCATTTTTTATGTACAATATATTGGAACTTTAAACCATTTAAACGCACTTTATGCTTCTCTTTATAGCCATTGAGTTAAACTGGAGTTCCTTTTGTTTATCCCTGGAAGGTACTCTATCACAAAAGCCTTCTGCATTGCTTTTGTAATGACATTCTTCAGTGTATTTGATGTGCCTGTATTTTGGCCAATACTCCTTTTCTACTGGATGGTACTGTTCACTCTCACCATGAGGAGACAGATAATGCACATGATCAAATACAAATATGTTCCTTTCTCCTTTGGAAAACAGGTATCCTATAACCTTCTTAATTTTAAACTTGTGATGATCATATTTTGTGCTGCTTTTGCTCTTTGTTATTGGGATCATATCCTTAGTTTTTGAActaaattcatttctatttctTAGCGGTATGGTGGAAAGAGGACTTCATCAACTGAAGACATGAGCCTTCCTCATGATTAAAGCTTGAGGTAGTTTGAACTATTTTTACTTCTTGTAAGTCATGTATTTCCAGTTGGCCTAATGTTTTCTTCTACAATTTTCTATTAACAGCTGGAGCTTTCTAAGGACGTGGTGGTAGCAAAAATTACCTCAAGAACTAATTTTGGCACGCAGAATGATTCTTC includes:
- the LOC100255884 gene encoding protein RER1A, with amino-acid sequence METAAAGGVGVEDLSSSSPVTSVSRWTHDISRKYQHLLDKSTPHILNRWIGFFAIAFIYIVRVYFVQGFYIVSYGLGIYILNLLIGFLSPQVDPEIQELVDGPTLPTRGSDEFRPFVRRLPEFKFWYSITKAFCIAFVMTFFSVFDVPVFWPILLFYWMVLFTLTMRRQIMHMIKYKYVPFSFGKQRYGGKRTSSTEDMSLPHD